One part of the Astatotilapia calliptera chromosome 9, fAstCal1.2, whole genome shotgun sequence genome encodes these proteins:
- the LOC113028826 gene encoding dynein heavy chain 5, axonemal-like, translating to MTSAAAASPTTGPSVSGKSTMLLSNEARREVAKQARAVKEERRAALDARHKYLMSRLADAGSLEEAAVEDAIVSDDRFSLIHEFFAANGSKKLIFFYQDVKQSPSSRQSSFVDASNSAVAQRKLFLTTGNSEPLLGKCLFFLRTTEKAITTANVQQEVNFGVLDCSGAGGVLNSLETLLTHIMLPALRSQQSWGSVQDGASCPHVRSFLSSVDQFVSNLSSARLNMERKFQLQHVELPDAISQLSSPADYRAAANNSELVERLEEALTLWTNQIKQVLTESEQMRKEADDAGPSAELEHWKSCTVTFNSLLEEVKGSQVRRTLGVLQVAQSRCLRAWRDLDRDITVVANEAKDNVKYLSTLNKFFGSVEKSTPTRMLEHIPSLMNGIKMIHVVSQYYNTSERTSSLLLKVTNQMISTCRSYLLQGVRRVWEHSRV from the exons AtgacttcagctgctgctgcctcacCAACCACTGGCCCCTCG GTGTCTGGTAAAAGCACGATGCTGCTGTCCAATGAGGCGAGGAGAGAAGTAGCCAAACAGGCGAGAGCCGTGAAGGAGGAACGGCGGGCAGCTCTGGATGCCCGACATAAATACCTGATGAGCAGGCTGGCAGACGCCGGCAGCCTGGAGGAGGCGGCGGTGGAAGACGCCATCGTCTCTGATGACAGA TTCAGTCTGATCCATGAATTCTTTGCTGCAAACGGATCCAAGAAGCTGATTTTCTTCTATCAGGATGTCAAACAG AGTCCGTCCTCCCGTCAGTCTTCCTTTGTGGACGCATCAAACTCAGCTGTGGCTCAGAGGAAACTCTTCCTCACTACGGGGAACTCTGAG CCTTTACTGGGGAAATGTCTGTTCTTCCTGAGAACCACTGAGAAGGCCATAACCACCGCTAACGTGCAGCAG GAAGTGAACTTTGGCGTGTTGGACTGCAGCGGCGCCGGCGGCGTCCTGAACAGTCTGGAAACTCTGCTGACTCACATCATGTTACCTGCTCTCAGGTCGCAGCAG TCGTGGGGCTCTGTGCAGGACGGCGCCTCGTGTCCACACGTCCGGTCCTTCCTGTCCTCGGTGGATCAGTTCGTCAGTAATCTGAGCTCAGCCCGACTGAACATGGAGAGAAAGTTCCAGCTGCAGCACGTGGAGCTTCCTGACGCCATCAGCCAGCTGAGCAGCCCTGCAGACTACAGAGCAGCAG CCAATAACAGTGAGCTGGTGGAGCGTCTGGAGGAGGCGTTGACCCTGTGGACCAATCAAATCAAGCAGGTGCTGACAGAGAGCGAGCAGATGAGGAAAGAGGCCGACGACGCCGGGCCGTCGGCCGAGCTGGAGCACTGGAAGAGCTGCACGGTGACCTTCAACAG tctgctGGAGGAGGTGAAGGGCTCTCAGGTGAGGAGGACTCTGGGGGTCCTGCAGGTGGCTCAGTCTCGCTGCCTGCGTGCCTGGAGAGATCTG GACAGAGACATCACTGTGGTGGCCAACGAGGCGAAGGACAACGTCAAGTATCTTTCCACCCTCAACAAGTTCTTTGGATCTGTGGAAAAATCCACTCCT accAGGATGCTGGAGCACATTCCCAGTCTGATGAACGGCATCAAGATGATCCACGTGGTGTCCCAGTACTACAACACCTCAGAGAGGACGAGCTCACTGCTGCTCAAGGTCACCAACCAGATGATCAGCACCTGCAGGAGCTACCTGCTGCAGGGCGTGAGGCGAGTCTGGGAGCACAGCAG AGTTTAG